From a single Apium graveolens cultivar Ventura chromosome 2, ASM990537v1, whole genome shotgun sequence genomic region:
- the LOC141707203 gene encoding uncharacterized protein LOC141707203 encodes MPVVRMRSTRGFKVLRSGKRVWTDQLEEIGKKRRRTKARAKDNKVLSEKFVEEASVVKDDGKLDDGFVLSLVKAKTDVDEKAGGAVYERIDEMSTDGSPVSCTFGSFGVHKRRSLRLRKGRMCSPLVMENTKGALPSGSSLGRDTIQCSSLESGLQDISPVVENSITKVRKLKSPFAGLVENIDTSTCFANILVIELDRCYREEGATFNLVKSDPNQWFVAIEKDGTRRYDVMVQPVMKTCSFNRITHAVIWTCDSGWRLEFPNRRDWLIFKELYKACAEHNIKSPKVYGIPVPGVHEVPSYGLSSRGSFKRPHSYITCKDDELTRALVKGTANYDLDCDDELWLDKFNNEFFQDKQIDDDEHVSTVAFEQIINSFEKGLFCRQHDYSDVRVAVDLSMNLERKEVLEAVHNYWMRKRKQKKSALARVFQFYQQKETHVPAAVILGKKKSCTRQATRSGRGQQRTFSSSIGLPLHHPLYC; translated from the exons ATGCCAGTTGTAAGAATGAGGAGTACGAGAGGGTTTAAGGTTTTGCGGTCAGGAAAGCGGGTGTGGACTGATCAACTGGAAGAGATTGGAAAGAAACGACGACGTACTAAAGCTAGGGCCAAGGACAACAAGGTGTTGAGTGAAAAGTTTGTGGAGGAGGCATCAGTAGTAAAAGATGATGGGAAGTTGGATGATGGTTTTGTTTTGAGTCTAGTAAAAGCTAAAACGGACGTTGATGAGAAAGCGGGGGGAGCTGTTTATGAGAGGATAGATGAAATGAGTACAGATGGTTCTCCGGTTAGCTGTACATTTGGCTCTTTTGGTGTCCATAAAAGGAGAAGTCTTAGGTTGAGGAAGGGTAGAATGTGTTCGCCATTGGTCATGGAGAACACAAAAGGTGCTCTGCCTAGTGGTTCGTCTCTCGGACGTGATACCATCCAATGCTCTTCTTTAGAATCTGGTCTGCAGGATATTAGTCCTGTTGTAGAAAATTCCATTACAAAAGTCAGAAAATTAAAATCTCCATTTGCCGGATTAGTAGAGAATATTGATACTTCCACCTGCTTTGCAAATATATTGGTTATTGAATTAGATAGATGTTACAGGGAAGAAGGAGCTACTTTTAACTTGGTAAAATCAGATCCAAACCAGTGGTTTGTTGCAATTGAGAAAGATGGCACAAGGAGATACGACGTTATGGTGCAGCCGGTTATGAAGACATGTAGTTTCAACAGAATTACTCATGCAGTTATATGGACTTGTGATAGTGGCTGGAGGCTAGAGTTTCCTAACAGGAGGGATTGGTTGATCTTTAAAGAGCTTTATAAAGCATGTGCTGAACACAATATTAAGTCTCCTAAAGTGTACGGCATTCCTGTTCCTGGGGTGCATGAAGTACCAAGCTACGGTCTAAGCAGTCGTGGTTCCTTCAAAAGACCACATTCATACATCACCTGTAAAGATGATGAATTGACTAGAGCACTGGTGAAGGGGACTGCAAACTATGACTTGGATTGTGATGATGAACTCTGGCTTGATAAGTTCAATAATGAGTTTTTTCAAGATAAGCAAATCGATGACGATGAGCATGTGTCAACTGTTGCTTTTGAGCAGATAATTAACTCTTTTGAGAAAGGTCTGTTCTGCAGGCAACATGATTATTCTGACGTCAGAGTTGCAGTTGATCTTTCAATGAATCTAGAAAGAAAGGAGGTTCTTGAAGCTGTGCACAATTATTGGATGAGAAAGCGGAAGCAGAAAAAGTCAGCCCTGGCTAGAGTTTTCCAG TTTTACCAACAAAAGGAAACACATGTTCCTGCGGCGGTTATTCTTGGGAAGAAAAAGTCATGTACTCGGCAGGCTAccagaagtggaagaggccagcAAAGAACTTTTTCATCAAGTATTGGTCTACCTTTACATCATCCATTATATTGTTAA